The DNA window CAATTAATTACATATCGAAGTCTCTTTATGTTTATTAATTTGACTAAAGGGTGAAAGGAGAAAGTTAGTTGCTTGACGATTATGAAATTGATGATTTTATTGACCAAGCAGATGTTTCCGTTCCATTAGTAGCAATGATGTGTGGAGTAGCAGGATCAGGAAAAACAACTTTTGCTCAAAGATTAGAGAAGAGAGGTTTTGTACGTCTTTCTATTGATGAAGAAATATGGGCTACACATGGTCGATACGGAATTGACTACCCCATTGAAATGTATGAGCAATTAAAAGTTGAAGCCGAGTTAAAGCTACGTAATGAACTAGTGAATCTTTTAAATGAAAAGCGTCATGTGGTTATCGATTTCAGTTTTTGGCAGCGAAAGAAGCGAAATGAATATAAGAAGTTAATAGAAGATGGAGGAGGATTGTGGAAGCTTATATATTTGAAAGTTCATCCTAATGTATTACGTGAACGACTTCGTATTCGGAGTCAACGATTCGATGCAAATGCAGCATTTACAATAACAGAAGAAATATTATCTTCATTCCTAAAGGGTTTTGAAACACCTTCTGGAGAAGGGGAAATAATCATAGAAGCAAAAGTATAATCAAACTGAACTTAGGGTAAGACCCTATATAATGTTATGCATGGAGTGATCACAATGGAGTTAATAGAATTAAAGAAAGACTTATTTACAATGCCTGAGGAGTACTACTTAGCTCATTGCATATCCGCAGATGCAAAGATGGGAGCTGGAATTGCTGTGCAGTTTCGA is part of the Paenibacillus segetis genome and encodes:
- a CDS encoding AAA family ATPase — encoded protein: MMCGVAGSGKTTFAQRLEKRGFVRLSIDEEIWATHGRYGIDYPIEMYEQLKVEAELKLRNELVNLLNEKRHVVIDFSFWQRKKRNEYKKLIEDGGGLWKLIYLKVHPNVLRERLRIRSQRFDANAAFTITEEILSSFLKGFETPSGEGEIIIEAKV